A single genomic interval of Oscillospiraceae bacterium harbors:
- a CDS encoding ABC transporter ATP-binding protein: MKKNDKRSVKSINYLSAQEARAISKRNRKITDELDKKRNRKDVPISEFTAVMRDSGNVVEFDDLHTYFFTDLGIVKAVDGVSFDVPKGKTVGVVGESGCGKSVMSLSLMQLLQRPTGQIVSGEIRFDSGDGIYDIAKTPTYFMQKIRGNKISMIFQEPMTSLNPVFRIGDQVDEVITLHNLEMNKEAVKNRTIEMLNMVGIANSEGVYKMYPHELSGGMRQRVMIAIALACNPKLIIADEPTTALDVTIQAQILDLLRTLKDKINGSIMLITHDLGVIAEMADFVVVMYAGRIVEKGTATEIFTDPKHPYTIGLMKSKPIVGKVTERLYNIPGQVPNPINMPNYCYFRDRCEKCIDKCSGQYPPEIRISDTHFVSCYLYDGEGSNK; the protein is encoded by the coding sequence TTGAAAAAGAACGATAAGAGGTCCGTTAAAAGCATCAATTACCTTTCCGCTCAGGAAGCACGCGCAATTTCAAAGCGAAACCGCAAGATTACCGATGAGCTTGATAAAAAACGTAACCGCAAGGACGTTCCGATTTCCGAGTTTACCGCCGTGATGCGCGATTCCGGCAATGTCGTCGAATTCGATGATCTGCACACCTATTTCTTCACCGATTTGGGCATCGTCAAAGCGGTCGACGGCGTTTCATTCGACGTACCGAAGGGAAAAACCGTCGGCGTTGTCGGAGAGTCCGGCTGCGGTAAATCGGTCATGAGTTTGTCTTTGATGCAGCTTTTACAACGTCCCACCGGCCAGATTGTCAGCGGTGAAATACGTTTTGATTCGGGGGACGGCATATACGACATCGCAAAAACGCCGACGTATTTTATGCAGAAGATCCGCGGCAACAAAATATCAATGATTTTTCAAGAGCCGATGACCAGTTTGAATCCGGTCTTTCGAATCGGAGATCAAGTCGACGAGGTCATCACGCTCCACAACCTTGAAATGAATAAAGAAGCCGTTAAGAATCGCACTATCGAAATGCTCAATATGGTCGGTATCGCAAATTCCGAGGGCGTTTATAAGATGTATCCGCATGAGCTTTCCGGCGGTATGCGCCAGCGCGTAATGATCGCAATCGCGCTTGCCTGCAATCCCAAACTGATCATCGCGGACGAGCCGACTACGGCGCTCGACGTCACGATTCAAGCCCAGATTCTCGATCTGCTGCGTACACTGAAGGATAAGATTAACGGCAGCATTATGTTGATTACCCACGATCTCGGCGTCATCGCGGAAATGGCTGATTTCGTCGTAGTCATGTATGCGGGCCGCATCGTCGAAAAAGGCACCGCAACCGAAATTTTCACAGACCCGAAACACCCTTATACCATTGGCTTGATGAAGAGCAAACCGATTGTCGGCAAAGTCACCGAACGCCTTTACAACATCCCCGGTCAGGTTCCGAATCCGATCAATATGCCTAACTATTGTTATTTCAGAGACAGATGTGAAAAATGCATCGATAAATGCAGCGGGCAATATCCTCCAGAAATAAGAATATCCGACACCCATTTCGTCTCATGCTATCTTTATGACGGGGAGGGTTCGAATAAATGA
- a CDS encoding ABC transporter permease → MDDKIKKTNLPEELNREINDPNAQNGSSSAEKTLDDVQRIKVLSPSMMVMRRFIRNRLAIAGLIIIIAMFLFSFVGGLLHPFGETQIFYKKEDQSSRYASATVNNNYYYDVAEGKNFNSLGLAQFILARNNGTPTFSAKINGKDLTFSIQQVGDDSYLLNEGNPVLKITLLGGNMNYSPASGFNLSEAFKSAFFKAYNAGETIFSYGSEDYAIQASKLEITVSTFKPAVLLSKNIYDAYKAAFKPDFSFKLASETTLTALKKTMAEQNLGQSSSSFEYNGESYVLEVRSGSDISVISSVKDGVSAPIANISKIVVTPYASDIFLTVEYKSTVAKAISEGLTEFEALDNKGEAVHFSVERKDLEYVIRTDLTLDLIDSYALPSTTHWLGTDGSGMDVLVRLMYGGRISLMIGFVVVVIETLIGIVIGGISGYFGKWIDTLLMRLVEIFNCIPTLPLFIIIGTAMSVMKIDPTVRIYLLMVLLGVTGWPGIARVVRGQILSLREQEFMTAAEASGLSTSRKIFKHLIPNVIPQLIVYATMGLGSVILTEATLSFLGLGVKYPYASWGNIINSVNDSYVLQNYWFVWIPAGFLILLTVLGFNFIGDGLRDAFDPKMKR, encoded by the coding sequence ATGGACGATAAGATAAAGAAAACCAATTTACCCGAAGAGTTAAACAGAGAAATAAACGACCCCAACGCTCAAAACGGATCCTCTTCCGCCGAAAAAACGCTCGACGATGTTCAGCGCATAAAGGTCCTTTCCCCATCGATGATGGTCATGAGGCGTTTTATACGAAACCGCCTTGCCATTGCCGGTCTGATCATCATTATCGCAATGTTTTTGTTCTCGTTTGTCGGCGGCCTTCTGCATCCGTTCGGAGAGACACAGATCTTCTATAAAAAAGAAGATCAATCTTCCCGTTATGCAAGCGCAACCGTCAACAACAACTACTATTACGATGTAGCAGAGGGCAAAAATTTTAATTCGCTCGGCCTTGCGCAGTTTATTTTGGCTAGAAATAACGGCACGCCGACTTTCTCCGCAAAAATAAACGGCAAAGATCTCACATTCTCGATCCAACAAGTCGGTGATGATTCTTATCTCCTCAATGAGGGCAACCCGGTGTTGAAAATTACCCTGCTCGGCGGAAATATGAATTACTCGCCTGCTTCCGGCTTCAATTTGTCAGAGGCTTTTAAGAGCGCTTTCTTTAAAGCATATAACGCCGGAGAGACCATTTTTAGCTACGGCAGTGAGGATTATGCGATTCAAGCCTCAAAACTCGAAATCACCGTTTCAACCTTCAAACCTGCGGTCCTGCTTTCAAAGAATATATATGATGCTTATAAAGCAGCTTTTAAACCCGATTTCAGCTTTAAATTAGCCTCAGAAACGACCCTGACCGCTTTGAAAAAGACGATGGCGGAACAGAATCTGGGTCAATCATCTTCCTCCTTTGAATATAACGGCGAGAGTTATGTTCTTGAAGTTCGTTCGGGTTCCGATATCTCGGTAATATCCTCAGTAAAAGACGGAGTTTCCGCACCAATCGCTAACATCAGTAAAATCGTCGTCACTCCGTATGCCTCCGACATCTTCCTGACGGTCGAATATAAATCAACGGTGGCAAAGGCTATCAGCGAAGGTCTTACGGAATTTGAAGCACTCGACAACAAAGGGGAGGCGGTGCATTTTTCCGTCGAACGCAAAGACCTTGAATATGTCATCCGCACTGATCTTACGCTCGATTTAATCGATTCTTATGCGCTGCCGAGTACCACGCACTGGCTGGGCACAGATGGCTCCGGCATGGATGTTTTGGTCCGACTGATGTACGGCGGCCGTATTTCGCTGATGATCGGTTTTGTCGTCGTCGTCATCGAAACCCTGATCGGTATCGTGATCGGCGGAATTTCCGGTTATTTCGGAAAATGGATCGATACGCTCTTGATGCGCCTGGTCGAAATCTTCAATTGCATCCCGACCCTGCCGTTGTTCATCATCATCGGCACAGCGATGAGTGTGATGAAGATCGATCCGACCGTGCGAATCTATCTTTTGATGGTTTTGCTGGGTGTGACCGGCTGGCCCGGAATCGCCCGCGTCGTCAGAGGTCAGATTTTGTCGCTGCGCGAGCAGGAATTCATGACGGCGGCGGAAGCCAGCGGCCTTTCGACCTCACGTAAAATTTTCAAGCACCTGATTCCGAACGTAATTCCTCAATTAATCGTTTATGCGACCATGGGTCTCGGCAGTGTCATTTTAACCGAGGCAACCTTGAGCTTTTTGGGACTCGGCGTAAAATATCCATATGCCTCCTGGGGCAATATCATCAATTCCGTAAACGACAGCTATGTACTTCAAAATTATTGGTTCGTTTGGATCCCTGCCGGATTTTTAATTCTGCTGACAGTGCTCGGATTCAACTTTATCGGCGACGGTCTGCGCGATGCGTTTGACCCGAAAATGAAAAGGTAG